In one Propionispora hippei DSM 15287 genomic region, the following are encoded:
- a CDS encoding chemotaxis protein CheA yields MSDGINREPMLEMFIFETVQLVEQLEQAVLSSERDQGFSIAAINQIFRIMHTIKSSAAMMLFKNISSLAHATEDLFYFIRENKPDTIDHSGLTDIVLECVDYIKGEMDEIQKGRLSDREATALLDTVKVFLEQLKASQPGGGLPIGPREPSPKQQYYIPSNRQEVSAKQYYKAVIFFEDGCEMENVRAFAIVHSLKGVTEDLVYDPEDIIANEASAEVIRQNGFTMMFASDQNKKDLQTTLMQTAFISRLELSEWDGMPEQSRRPGPPRQILLDEPEAPLESAVCRIDKTNTAGFTCQSMISVSVDKLDKLMDVVGELVITQAMVTQNRELAGLPLDSFYKSARQLQKLTHELQDTVMAIRMVPLSPTFHKMNRIVRDAGKSLQKEVKLNIVGEETEVDKNIIEHISDPLMHLIRNALDHGIEPAAEREAAGKPRQGTITLEAKNAGGEVWILVRDDGRGLDRDRIIKKARANGLTSKTDSELTDKEIYSFIFLPGFSTKETVTELSGRGVGMDVVTKNIEKIGGMVQIDSTRGEGTTIAIRIPLTLAIIDGMTIRVGQSRYTVPTVAIQQSFRPQPGELIVDPDGNEMMIIRGICYPVLRLHERYQVATEVTDIYQGIIVLVEHNGKGACLFADELLGQQQVVIKALPRYIKKVEGLAGCALLGDGHISLILDMESIIRNQS; encoded by the coding sequence ATGTCAGACGGTATAAATCGTGAGCCCATGTTAGAAATGTTTATTTTTGAAACGGTCCAGTTAGTGGAGCAGCTTGAGCAGGCAGTGCTGAGCAGTGAGCGGGATCAGGGATTCTCGATTGCGGCCATCAACCAGATTTTTCGTATTATGCACACGATCAAAAGCTCTGCTGCGATGATGCTGTTTAAAAACATTTCTTCCCTGGCTCATGCGACTGAAGACCTGTTTTATTTTATCCGGGAGAATAAGCCGGATACGATTGACCATTCGGGCCTGACCGACATTGTTCTGGAATGTGTTGACTACATAAAAGGGGAAATGGACGAGATTCAAAAGGGCAGGCTGAGCGACCGGGAGGCGACGGCGCTGTTGGATACGGTAAAGGTATTTCTGGAGCAACTAAAGGCCAGTCAGCCCGGTGGCGGCTTGCCGATTGGACCGAGGGAACCTTCCCCGAAGCAGCAGTATTATATTCCGTCGAACCGGCAGGAGGTTTCTGCCAAGCAATACTATAAAGCCGTTATCTTTTTTGAAGACGGTTGTGAGATGGAAAACGTCCGGGCTTTTGCTATCGTACACAGTTTAAAGGGAGTAACGGAAGACCTGGTTTACGATCCGGAGGACATCATCGCTAATGAAGCCAGCGCCGAGGTGATCAGGCAGAACGGTTTTACGATGATGTTTGCGTCCGATCAGAATAAGAAGGACCTGCAGACGACTCTGATGCAGACGGCCTTTATCAGCCGTCTGGAGCTAAGCGAATGGGACGGTATGCCGGAGCAGTCCCGGCGGCCGGGACCGCCGCGGCAGATTCTGCTGGATGAGCCGGAGGCCCCGTTGGAGAGTGCTGTCTGCCGGATTGACAAAACGAATACGGCCGGATTTACTTGCCAAAGCATGATCAGTGTCAGCGTGGACAAGCTGGATAAGCTAATGGATGTGGTTGGCGAGTTGGTGATTACCCAGGCAATGGTAACGCAGAACCGCGAATTAGCAGGGTTGCCGCTGGATAGCTTTTATAAATCGGCCCGGCAACTGCAAAAATTGACTCATGAACTGCAGGACACGGTAATGGCGATCCGGATGGTGCCTCTGTCGCCGACCTTTCACAAGATGAACCGCATTGTCCGGGATGCCGGCAAGTCGTTGCAGAAGGAAGTAAAGTTGAACATTGTCGGGGAAGAGACCGAGGTAGATAAGAATATTATTGAACACATTTCCGATCCATTGATGCATTTAATCCGAAATGCACTGGATCACGGCATCGAGCCGGCGGCGGAACGGGAAGCGGCCGGAAAGCCCCGGCAGGGGACGATTACGCTGGAGGCAAAAAATGCCGGAGGCGAGGTCTGGATCCTTGTCAGGGATGACGGCCGGGGGCTGGACCGGGATAGGATTATCAAGAAGGCCAGGGCCAACGGCCTCACCTCAAAAACAGACAGCGAACTGACGGATAAGGAAATATATTCGTTTATTTTTCTTCCCGGATTTTCGACGAAGGAAACGGTTACCGAGCTTTCCGGCCGCGGTGTCGGCATGGATGTGGTCACCAAAAACATTGAAAAAATCGGCGGCATGGTCCAGATTGACAGTACGCGGGGCGAAGGGACGACGATTGCCATCCGGATTCCGCTGACGCTGGCCATCATTGACGGAATGACCATCCGGGTGGGACAGTCACGCTATACGGTGCCGACCGTTGCCATTCAGCAGTCCTTCCGGCCGCAACCGGGAGAACTGATTGTCGATCCCGACGGCAATGAGATGATGATTATCCGCGGCATCTGTTATCCGGTACTGCGTCTCCATGAACGCTATCAGGTAGCGACGGAAGTAACGGACATTTATCAGGGAATTATCGTTTTGGTGGAGCATAATGGCAAGGGGGCCTGTCTCTTTGCCGATGAGCTGTTGGGGCAGCAGCAGGTAGTCATTAAGGCCCTGCCCCGGTATATCAAAAAAGTAGAGGGCTTAGCCGGCTGTGCCTTGCTGGGTGACGGACATATCAGCCTGATCCTGGATATGGAGAGTATTATCCGCAATCAATCGTAG
- a CDS encoding EVE domain-containing protein → MAYWLLKTEPETFSYGDLERLRRDRWNGVKNFAALKHLRQMRPGDLAFIYHTGKEKAIVGVAEIVTEAYPDPAESDERFIVADVIPRYSLKRPVTLKEIKADSLFQDWELVRLSRLSVMPVPETLWNAILSLGNHC, encoded by the coding sequence ATGGCCTATTGGCTGCTTAAAACCGAACCGGAAACCTTCAGCTACGGAGATTTAGAACGCCTGCGGCGCGACCGCTGGAACGGAGTGAAAAATTTTGCTGCCCTGAAACACCTGCGGCAGATGCGCCCCGGCGACTTAGCCTTTATTTATCATACCGGCAAGGAAAAAGCCATTGTCGGCGTGGCTGAGATCGTTACCGAGGCGTATCCTGACCCGGCAGAAAGCGACGAACGCTTTATCGTAGCTGATGTTATCCCTCGCTACAGCCTGAAACGTCCGGTGACACTGAAAGAAATAAAAGCGGATTCCCTGTTTCAGGACTGGGAGCTTGTCCGCCTGTCCCGCCTGTCGGTTATGCCTGTGCCCGAAACACTTTGGAACGCTATTCTCTCCCTAGGTAACCATTGTTAA
- a CDS encoding TetR/AcrR family transcriptional regulator, translating into MAAKQFPSRRDKIIVSAIDIIDELGLAGLSTKELALRQEIAESALYRHFKSKDDILLEILKYFAKFDKLIHTTIRENQAGAKENILFFVKMYAEYYENYPAITAVNYYYTSFLSNPATAEFGRAIYNRRAACFVELIELAQARGEISDYFTSEELGEVLYGYFQASVVAWRMKRYSYSLKARVLTVFEKLLARC; encoded by the coding sequence ATGGCAGCAAAACAATTTCCTTCGCGTAGGGACAAAATCATTGTAAGTGCGATTGATATTATAGATGAGTTAGGGCTAGCAGGCTTATCCACCAAGGAACTGGCACTACGTCAGGAAATTGCCGAATCAGCACTATACCGTCACTTCAAAAGTAAAGATGACATTCTTCTGGAGATTCTAAAATACTTTGCCAAGTTTGATAAATTGATACACACGACTATTCGGGAGAATCAGGCCGGGGCAAAAGAGAATATTTTGTTTTTTGTTAAAATGTATGCCGAATACTACGAGAATTATCCGGCCATTACGGCAGTCAACTATTATTACACTTCGTTCTTAAGTAATCCGGCGACGGCTGAATTTGGCCGGGCTATTTACAACCGGCGGGCGGCCTGTTTTGTTGAACTGATTGAGCTGGCGCAGGCACGCGGCGAAATAAGCGATTATTTTACCAGCGAGGAACTCGGCGAGGTGCTTTACGGTTATTTCCAGGCCAGCGTAGTTGCCTGGCGAATGAAACGGTACAGCTATTCTTTGAAGGCACGGGTGCTGACCGTCTTTGAAAAGCTGCTGGCCCGGTGTTGA
- the nrdD gene encoding anaerobic ribonucleoside-triphosphate reductase: MVQIIDGIRVMADEAVTEEELMSAVAAEKEYWAAQHKLLGEIQITIEGDELIIRSLEKSPIRRIRRITGYLSTDDRFNDAKQAELADRVTHL; the protein is encoded by the coding sequence ATGGTACAAATCATTGACGGTATCCGGGTCATGGCTGACGAAGCCGTTACGGAAGAAGAACTGATGAGCGCAGTAGCGGCGGAAAAAGAATACTGGGCGGCGCAGCACAAGCTGCTGGGCGAAATACAGATCACCATTGAGGGGGATGAACTGATCATCCGGTCCCTGGAAAAGTCGCCGATCAGACGGATTAGAAGGATCACCGGCTACTTGAGCACTGACGACCGTTTCAACGATGCCAAGCAGGCTGAATTGGCCGACAGGGTCACCCATTTATAG
- a CDS encoding chemotaxis protein CheW: protein MAQVAEEMIIAEEDTQKGKFLTFSLGQEEYGIEIRHVIEIIGMQVITEVPELPAYIKGIINLRGKIIPVMDVRLRFKKEPREYNDRTCVVVIEISEVAIGLIVDTVLEVLVIQDENIIPPPEIGKAFHNKYIKGIGKVGNAVKLLLNCERLISDEETAVLSDM, encoded by the coding sequence ATGGCCCAGGTCGCAGAGGAAATGATCATAGCGGAAGAGGACACCCAGAAGGGGAAATTTCTTACCTTCTCGTTGGGGCAGGAAGAGTATGGCATTGAAATACGCCATGTTATCGAAATTATCGGCATGCAGGTGATTACGGAAGTCCCCGAGCTTCCGGCCTACATAAAAGGAATTATCAATCTGCGGGGCAAGATCATTCCGGTGATGGATGTCCGGCTGCGGTTTAAAAAGGAACCGCGCGAATACAACGACCGGACCTGTGTGGTGGTTATTGAAATCAGCGAGGTGGCTATCGGCCTGATTGTCGATACGGTGCTGGAAGTCCTGGTTATCCAGGATGAGAATATTATCCCGCCGCCGGAGATTGGCAAGGCATTTCACAACAAATATATCAAGGGAATCGGCAAGGTCGGCAATGCGGTCAAATTACTCTTAAATTGCGAACGGCTGATCAGTGATGAAGAGACAGCCGTTTTAAGCGACATGTAG
- a CDS encoding magnesium transporter CorA family protein, whose protein sequence is MLTIYKSNYTSIRELTQDTIEKGAWINLVNPTTDEIHLVTALANIPNDFLRAALDEEERSRTEIEDNALLIITNIPIMRNNDSYDTLPLGIVLTPEYIITVCLEQNDVLSDFNPANSRFFSTFKKTRFLFQILYKSATLYLKYVKQINRRTDEIERHLRKSAKNQDIFELLDLQKAFTYFTASLRSNGIVLEKLLRLRSNIQLQHLITIYEEDEDLLEDVIIENKQAIEMVEMYSNILNGMMDTFASIISNNLNMIMKFLTSVTILLAIPTMISSFFGMNVDIPWGGELNGFVNVTVLAILATCVTAFSLWKKRFF, encoded by the coding sequence ATGCTGACAATTTATAAAAGCAATTATACATCCATTCGCGAGTTAACCCAGGATACCATCGAAAAAGGAGCCTGGATTAACCTGGTCAACCCGACTACCGATGAAATACATCTGGTGACCGCCTTGGCCAATATACCCAACGACTTTCTCCGGGCGGCGCTGGACGAAGAAGAACGCTCCCGTACCGAAATTGAAGATAATGCGCTCCTGATCATCACCAATATTCCCATTATGCGCAACAATGATAGCTATGATACACTGCCGCTTGGCATCGTTCTAACACCGGAATACATCATTACCGTCTGCCTGGAACAAAATGATGTCCTGTCAGACTTCAATCCGGCTAACTCCCGCTTTTTCAGCACCTTCAAAAAAACCCGCTTTTTATTCCAGATTCTTTATAAATCGGCCACCCTATACCTCAAATACGTTAAGCAGATCAACCGCCGGACCGACGAGATTGAACGGCATCTGCGGAAATCGGCCAAAAACCAGGATATTTTTGAGTTGCTGGATTTGCAAAAGGCTTTCACCTATTTTACCGCTTCCCTGCGCTCCAACGGCATTGTTTTGGAAAAATTGCTGCGACTGCGCTCCAATATCCAGCTACAACACCTGATTACCATTTATGAAGAAGATGAGGATTTGCTGGAGGATGTTATCATCGAAAATAAGCAGGCTATTGAAATGGTGGAAATGTACAGTAACATCCTGAACGGCATGATGGACACCTTCGCTTCCATCATTTCCAACAATCTCAATATGATCATGAAATTTTTGACATCTGTCACCATATTGCTGGCCATTCCGACGATGATTTCCAGCTTTTTCGGTATGAATGTCGATATTCCCTGGGGCGGCGAGCTGAACGGGTTTGTCAACGTGACCGTGCTGGCCATCCTGGCCACCTGCGTGACCGCCTTCAGCCTCTGGAAAAAAAGATTTTTCTAG
- a CDS encoding response regulator, protein MVKSVLIIDDALFMRHALKLMLEKNGYQVVGEAENGLVGIQKYEELRPDIVTMDITMPEMDGITAIKKIKAIDAAATIVVITAMSQQSSVMEAIGCGAKGFIVKPFKEDHVLKTMSSL, encoded by the coding sequence ATTGTGAAGAGTGTACTAATTATAGACGACGCGTTGTTTATGAGGCATGCGTTGAAGCTGATGCTGGAGAAAAACGGCTATCAGGTGGTGGGTGAGGCGGAAAACGGTTTGGTTGGCATACAAAAGTATGAAGAACTGCGCCCGGACATTGTGACGATGGATATTACCATGCCGGAAATGGACGGAATTACGGCGATCAAAAAGATCAAGGCCATCGACGCCGCGGCAACCATTGTCGTTATTACGGCAATGAGCCAGCAAAGTAGTGTGATGGAGGCCATTGGCTGCGGTGCCAAGGGGTTTATCGTAAAACCGTTCAAGGAAGATCATGTGCTGAAAACCATGAGCAGCCTGTAA